The DNA window AGGACTCGGCGCCCAGGCGGATGCGGCCATCGCGGCGGCGATAGCGCAGCTTGAACTCATCTGGGGCCAGGGGAACGTCGGGCGAGTCCATGCGGACGAACTGGCCCACGCCGTTCTCGTCCAGCTTCAGCACGAGCAGGCCCGAGCCAGGCGCCAGGGCCGCATCGTCCTGGATGCCGCGGGTGAGGTCATAGTCCAGGACCATGTAGTCGCCCTGCATCAGCGAGCGAGGGTCCACGGGGGCCAGCTCCAGCAACACGCTCTGGCCCGTGGCGAGGACGTGTTCCTTCTGGATGACGAGGCCCAGCGGGACGAAGAGCGCCAGCGCGAGGCCGAGGAAGAAGAGTCCGGAGCGAATCATCGTGCCTCCACCGCCGTCCGAGGTTCGCGCTGGGACAGGAACCACCGGAGCGCGAGGAGGATTGCGCCGCTGCCCACCAGGGCTCCGGACTTGGCCAACAGGGAGAGGCCCAGGTCGTAGTAGTACCAGCTGCCCGAGACGAGGAGGAAGGCCACCGCGATTCCCAGCAGGAGGCTGTTGCGGCGGAGGAAGCCACTCAGGAGCAGCCCCACCGAGGCGATGACCGAGGGGGTATGGGGCGTGAGCAAGGCCATCAGCGTGAGCGCGACGAAGACGCCCGCGCCGGTGCTGCTCGCCGGCTCCAGGTCGAGCTCCTTCATGGTGTGCCACGCGGTGTAGAGGGTGAGCGCGGTGAGGCCCAGCGTGAGGACCGAGATGGGCGGGGCCACGATGTGCGTGTCAAAGCCAAGCCCGACGAGTGAGTCCATGGCGCTCATCGTGCTTCGGCCCAGCAACAGGAGCGGGACGCAGGCGGAGAGTCCAAGGGTGACGGAGTCCGCGATTTCCCCCACGCGGCTGACGGCGAGCCGGGGCTGGAAGATGAGCAGGAACTGCGCGACCGCGGCACACACGAACACGCCGATATCCACGCCCAGGACTCCCAGGCCGCTCCAAAGAAGGACGAGCGAGGCCCCCACGACGTTGAGCGTGGCGATGAAGCGGAAGATGGAGTCCGGGAAGGCGACGAGCAGCCCGGCGCTGAGGAGGAGGTTCGCGACGGCGGTGGTTTCGACGTCCTCCGACGTCATGCCGACGCCCGCGGTCACCATGCCCACGCCCGCCAGCGCGAGGGCGAGCGTGAGCTGGTCGACGAAGGCGCCGGTGGCCAGTCGCCGCAGGAGGGTGGCGCAGATGCTCGCGAACAGCCCCACCGCGATGAAGATGACCTCGTTCTCCATGACACCCACGCAGCCGAAGAAGCTCAGGACGAAGGCGGCGGAGATCCACGCGCCAGCGCCCGCGAATGCCTTGACGTACCAGGGGCTGGCGGTGCTGGTTCGTTGGAGGGCTTCCAGCGAGGTGCGGGCTCGGGACTCGGAGACTTCGTCGAGCTGGAGCCCTTGGAAGACTTCGCGCAAGGAGGGGCGAAGGGACATGTCAGGACTCCTCCGAAGCGCCCGTGGCCCGGGCCTGGGCGCGCAGCCAGGAGATGGCGAGCCCCAACTGTGCGACGAGGGCGATGGGGATGATGATCAAGGCGAGCTCGATGTTCCTCGCGCCGTCGGTGATGACGTCGCCGATGAAGGTGGTGACGAGCGAGATGACGCAGAAGAGGCCCAGGGTGAGGAGGAACAGCTCACCGCGCAGGTGCCGGTGCAGGGCGTAGTCCGCGGCCAGGGTCGCCACGACCAGACCCATGGCGATGTAGGCCGCGGGGGAGGCGAATTCGTTCGGGTCGACGATGAGCGCCGAGGTCATCACGAGCACGGGCGCCACCGTCATCACCGCGAGGACGCGGGGCAGCCATCGGTCCTGGAGCCAGGGGACCTTCAGGTTGGCGAAGTGCTCGTACGTGGCCCAGGCGAAGCCGTTGAGGAGGCTCAGCGCCACCGCGAGCCAGTCGAGTCCCCTGAGCGGGTGGAAGACACTGAACCGCTCGGCCAGCACTTGAAAATGGAAGAGGATGGCGCCGGTGTTGATGAGGACCCCGAGGAGCAGCCAGAGCGCGGGGAAGCGCGACATGGCCACCCAGGGGAGGATGAGCGCGGCCCAGCCGACGAACAGCTCGAACGCATCGGCGCCGGTCTGGTACGCCTGCCCGTAGACGGCGAGCATCGCCCCGACGAGGACCGATGCGGCGAACAGACAGAACTGGCCGGAGAGCTTGTCTCCACGCCCGCGCGCGGCCAGGGCGGACGCGGCGATGCCCGCGGCGATGAGGCCCAGCTTCGCGAAGCGATGCAGGTCGGCCCAGTTGTACGCGAAGAAGTAGATGATGCCGGACAGCACCAACATGGCGCCGAGCGCGAGCAGCGTGGTGGACAGGAAGCGCCGCCAGGCCTCGGCGGGTGGTGCGCCCAGGGCGAGCTGCATCGCGCGCTCCCGCGAGGCTGGAGGAAGCGCTCCGGCGGCGAAGAGTTCTCTCAGGCGCTCTGGAGTCGCATCAAGGTCGAGCAGGTCTTTCGGCACGTCGGAGACTGTAGCCAAATGGCGAGGTCGCCGTCGTGAGTTGCCTGCCCTCCGACGAAAACCATCGCGCGGAGCGCCGCTTCCTTGCTTGACTCCCGAGGCCAAGGACACCGCCATGCGCCACGTCGGACGCCGTCGCTACAGTCGACTCGTTGCCCCGGCCTGTCTCCTCCTCGCGTGGGGCCTTGCCGGAACGGTCCACGCCCACTCCACCATGTCCACCACTCCCGCCATCTCCATTCCTCCTCCCCAGGCGCTCGCGGCGCGGTGGGAGCAGGTTCATCTCCGGTCGCTTCCGCTCGCGCCGCTCGTCCGGCACTCGGATGTGGAGCAGCACCTGAAGGCGCTGCAGGCTCGCGCACCGGACTTCTTCAAGCTGGAGGTCGCGGGGCATTCGGTGGAGGGGCGCGCGCTCTACCACGTCACCGTGGGGACGGGACCGCGCCGCATCCTGCTCTGGTCGCAGATGCACGGCGACGAGCCCACGGCCACGACCGCGCTGTTGGACCTCTTCGAGTTCCTCTCGACGAACCGCGAGGAGCCCTGGGTCTCACGGCTGCTCTCCCAGCTCACGCTGCATGCCGTCCCCATGCTCAACCCCGACGGCGCCCATCGCTTCCAGCGTCGCAATGCCCAGGGCATCGACATCAATCGGGATGCACTTGCACTCCAGACACCCGAGGCGCGGACGCTCAAGTCACTGAGGGACGCCCTGGAGCCCTCCGTCGGCTTCAATCTGCACAACCAGGGATGGCGCCACGGCGTGGGGGACACGGGGCGGCCCGCGTCCATCTCCGTGCTCGCCCCCGCGTTCGACAAGGCGCGGGGTGACAACCCTGGACGCCTCCTCGCCAAGAAGGTCTGCGGGGTGATTCGCGACGCGGTGGAGACCCTCGCGCCCGGACAGGTGGGCCGCTACGACGACACCTTCGAGGCGCGCGCCTTCGGCGACAACATGACGCGCTGGGGAACGCCCACGGTCCTCATCGAGACCGGCGCGTGGACCTCGCTTCCTCCGGACGAGCCCCTGGTGCGCCTCAACTTCGTCGCGCTCGCCACCGCGCTGGATTCGCTCGCCAGTGGTCAGGCGGAGCAGGCGGACCTCGCGCGCTACGATTCCATCCCGGAGAACGACAGCTCGGGCATCGTGCACTTGTTGCTCAAGGGCATCGGCATGTTCGGCGCGGATGGCAAGCCCTTCACGGGCGACGTGGGCATCGCCGTCAGTCGCGCTGTGCGCACGAAGGGGAAGAAGCTCGCCCTGGTGCACGTGGGCAAGATTGACGAGCTCGGAGACCTGCGAGTCCTGGGCGCCATCGAGACCGTGGACGGCGCGGGGCTGTTCGTCGTGCCAGGGACGGGGAAGGGGGCGAAGCCGGGTGACACCTACCGACTGGCTCAGCCCGCGCGGCAGGCCCTGTCGCTGGGACAGCGCGCGGACCTGCTGCTGCTGCGGCCCCTGGAGGCCGCGGGCACCTTCCGCATCGAGCGCATCATCCGCTTCGACCCTTGAGCGCGGCGCTACGGCTTCTCCGCGTCGCGCGGCGTCTCCAGGAAGGACTTCAGCTCGGGGAGGACTCGCTCGGGGCGCTCGTGATGCGGGCTGTGCGCCGCGTCCATTCGGACGAGTCGAGCGTTCGGAAACCGCCGCAGGGCTTCTTCCGCGAGTGACACGGGCAGGACCTCCTCCCGCTCTCCCCAGATGAGGAGCACTGGCGCGGTGACCTGGGTCAGTTTCTCCTGGCGATGGAACACGGGGCCCGTCAGGGGCACCAGCTTGTCGAAGGCGTGTGCCGCCTCGTCGCGTCCACCCGGGATGGACATCAGCTCGTACTCCAGGGCGCCGAGCCGTTGCCCCAGCGGCGTTGGCGCGGGAGGCATCATCCTCGCCCAGGCCCAAGGGCCCAGCGAGCGCGCCAGTCGCTCCGGCCCCGCCCGGAAGAAGGCCCGGGCCTTGCGCGTCATGTCCGGTCCCAGGCCCATGGCGTCCAGCAGCACCAGCCGCTCCACCGGGACACGCGTCCGCAGGGCCAGCTCCAGCCCCACCAGTCCGCCCAGCGAGTGGCCCACCACCGAAACGGGGCCGGGGGCGAGCTGCTCCAGCAGGGCCTCCACCGGGTCCGTGAAGAAGCGCACCCCTTCCTCGGCCGAGTGGACAGTCCCGCCTCCGGACGAGGACATTCCGAAGCCGGGCAGGTCCACCGCCAACACCCGGTGGGTCCTCGCCAGGGCCGTCAGGTACGCGAACCATGTGGAGGCCGCTCCGCCACGCCCGTGCAGCAGCAGCACGGTGGGCCCGTGGCCTCCCTCGAGCACCCGGAGGGCTCCTCCGTCCGGAATCCAGTGCACCGCCGCCTTCACCGCCGGGGACAGCTGGGCCAGGAGGGAGGACTCCTCGGGTCCCGCCGAGGGGGCCCCTGCCTGGGGAAAGCCCTTCACGGCCACCCCTCGGAGGGCCCCGGATGACAGGGGCTGAGACGGTGGGTGGGGGGCGACAGGGGCATGGAGCGGAGTCCTCGGGAGAGGGGAGCCTCAACTTACTGGAATGCCCGGCCTTCTGTGGTGTTGAGCCGGGGACCCAGTCACCTCTAGGCTGCCCGCCGCCAGTCTTATCCGAGGCGTCATGAACACGGACATCCGCGCGCTCACCGAACGCGTGCAGCAGGAAAGCAGCTTTGTCGAGGTCCTCAACCAGGAAACCGGCAAGGTCATCGTCGGTCAGCGCTACATGCTGGAGCGCATCCTCATTGGCCTGTTGTGCAACGGCCACGTGCTCCTGGAGGGTGTGCCTGGCCTCGCCAAGACGCTCACGGTGCGCACGGTGGCGGATGCCCTCAGCGCGACCTTCATGCGCATCCAGTTCACCCCGGACCTGCTGCCCGCCGACGTGGTGGGCACGATGATCTACAACCAGCAGGCCGCCAACTTCACCGTTCGCAAGGGCCCCATCTTCGCGAACATCGTCCTCGCGGACGAAATCAACCGCGCGCCCGCCAAGGTGCAGTCCGCGCTGCTGGAGGCCATGGCCGAGCGCCAGGTCACCATCGGCGACCAGACCTTCGGGCTGCCCTCTCCGTTCCTCGTGCTGGCCACGCAGAACCCCATCGAGCAGGAAGGCACCTACCCGCTGCCCGAAGCGCAGGTGGACCGCTTCATGCTCAAGGTGAAGGTGGGCTACCCCACGCGCGAGGAGGAGAAGGTCATCATGGACCGCATGGCCGGCGGCTCGCCTCCGCGAGCGCAGCGGGTCATCGCGGTGGAGCACCTGGTGCGTGCCCGCGAGCTCGTCCACCACATCTACATGGACGAGAAGGTGAAGGAGTACATCCTCAACGTGGTGTTCGCCACGCGCGAGCCCGGCAAGTACGGCCTCAAGGATTTGGCGGACTACATCCAGTTCGGCGCCTCGCCGCGCGCCACCATCTCCCTGGCGCAGGCCGCGCGGGCGCACGCCTTCCTGCGGCACCGCGGCTTCGTCACGCCCGAGGACGTCAAGGCGATTGCCTTCGACGTGCTCCGCCACCGCATCGCCATGACGTACGAGGCGGAGGCCGAGGACCTCACCCCGGAGAAAATCATCCAGCGCGTGTTCGACCGCGTCGAAGTGCCCTGACCTTCCGCCGAGCGCCCCGTGCTGCCCAAGGACCTCATCCGCCGCATCCGCAAGCTGGAGATTCGCACCCGCAAGGTGGTCTCCGACATGCTCGCGGGCCAGTACCACTCGGTCTTCAAGGGCCGGGGCATGGCGTTCTCCGAAGTGCGGCAGTACCAGCCCGGCGATGAGATTCGCATCATCGACTGGAACGTCACCGCGAGGATGAACGAGGCCTACGTCAAGGTCTTCACCGAGGAGCGCGAGCTCACGGTGATGCTGCTCGTGGACGTCTCGGCGTCGAAGGAGTTCGGCTCGCGCGAGCGCACCAAGGCGGAGATCGCCGCCGAGGTCGCCGCGCAGATTGCCTTCAGCGCCATCGCCAACAACGACCGCGTGGGGCTCATCCTCTTCTCGGACCGGGTGGAGAAGGTGGTGCCACCACGCAAGGGCCGCACCCACGTGCTGCGGTTGGTGAGCGACATCCTGACCTTCCAGCCCGCGGGCAAGGGCACGGACCTGTCCGTGGGCCTGACGTACCTGACGCAGGTGTCGAAGCGGAAGGCCGTCACGTTCCTGGTCTCCGACTTCCAGGCGCAGGGCTTCGAGAAGCCGCTGCGGTTGGTGGGGCGCAAGCACGACCTGGTCCCCGTGGTGGTGGAGGACCCGCTCGAGGAGGCCTTCCCGCGCCTGGGCCTGGTGGAGATGGAGGACCCGGAGACGGGCGACCGCTTCGTCGTGGACACCAGCGACCCGGGCGTGCGCGGGCGCTACTCGCGCTTCATGCAAGCCGCGCGTGACGAGCGGCGAAAGCTCTTCAAGAAGCTGGAGTTGGACCACGTGGAGCTGCGAGCGGGAGATGACCACGGCAAGGCGCTCGCGCAGTTCTTCCGCGCGCGGGCCCGGAGGATGGCGGCATGAGCCGGTGGATGGCCTTGCTCGCGATGCTGCTGTGCGTGGGAGCGCTCCCGTCGAGCGTCCGTGCCCAGCCTCAACCTCCCGGCGCGCCCGCGCACGAGGTGACGCAGCCCCTGGACATCTCGGTTCGAGTGGAGCCGCAGCAGGTCCGGATTGGCGACCCGTTCACCTACCACGTGGTGCTCACCCACCCGAAGGACCACCGCTATGAGCTGGCGGTGCCCAAGGAGACGGGTGACTTCGAGTTCCTGGACCAGACGCGCCAGCGCCATGACGGGACGGACTCCGCCTCCACGACGTTCGCCATCCGCATGTCGGCGTTCGCGCTGGGGAGCGTGACGGTGCCCACGCTCGAGTTCGACGTGGCCACGCCGGAAGGGCCGCGCCACTACTCGCTGCCGGGGCGCACCATCGACGTCGCGTCCACGCTGCCCGCGGACGCGGATGGACAGGGCGCGGACCTGTTCGACATCCAGCCTCCGCAGGAAGTGCCCATCCGTTCGTGGCGGTTGGTGCTGACGCTCCTGGGGGCGCTGGCCGCGGCGGTCCTGGCGTGGCTGCTCTTCCGCTGGTGGAAGAACCGCCCCAAGCACGTGGTGGTGCCGCCGCCGTTGCCCTTGGACGTGCGCACGCGCAAGGCGCTGGACACGCTGAAGGCGGAGAACCTGCCCGCGCGAGGCCAGGTGAAGGACTACTACTTCCGCCTGTCCGAAATCATCCGAGGCTACCTGGGGGAGCGCTATGGCTTCGAGGCGCTGGAGTGCACCAGCTCCGAGCTGATGGCCTCGCTGCGCCGGCTGTCCCCCCTGGGCCTTCCGGAAGACAAGCTGATGCGCTTCGTGTCCGAGTCGGACATGGTGAAGTACGCCCGGGCGGATGCGTCGCCCGAGAGCTGCCGTGACGCGCTCCTGTTCGGCTACGAGCTCGTCGAGAAGACCTTCGTTCCGCCCCAGCCGCCTCAGGCTCCCGCCAATGCCGCCGCTCCCCGCGTTCAATAACCCCGAGGCGCTCTGGGGACTGCTGCTCGTGCCGCTCTTGTTCGTGCAGGCCTGGCGGGAGCGCCGTGCCCGCGCGCCGCTGCGCTTCTCCGCGGCGAACGTGTTCGCCCGAAGCGGCAAGGGCCTGCGCACGTACCTGTTGCCCCTCTTGCCGCTGCTGCGCGCGGCGGCGGTGGTGGCGGCGGTGCTCGCCATCGCGCGTCCCCAGGTGCGTGACTCGCGCGTGAGGGACTTGTCGGTGGAGGGCATCGACATCGTGGTGGCGCTGGACTTGTCCACGTCCATGGAGGCCGGAGACTTCCGGCCGCAGAACCGCCTGCACGTGGCGAAGGAAGTGCTGAGCGACTTCATCTCCAACCGCGTGAATGACCGCATCGGCCTGGTGGTCTTCGCGGGCGCGGCCTACACCCAGGCGCCGCTGACGCTGGACTACGGCGTGCTGAAGGAAGTCATCAAGCAGATCCGCACGCGGGTGCTGGAGGACGGCACCGCGATTGGAGACGCGCTGGCCACGTCGCTCAACCGTCTGCGCGACTCGGAGGCGAAGAGCCGCGTGGTGGTGCTGATTACGGACGGCGACAACAACGCGGGGAAGATTTCGCCCATGGACGCCGCGAACATGGCGCAGGCGCTTCACGTGCCCGTCTACACCATCCTGGTGGGCAAGGGCGGCAAGGTGCCCTTCCCGCAGGGCACGGACCTGTTCGGCAACACCGTGTGGCGCGAGACGGAGATTCCCATCAACCCGGAGCTGATGCAGGACATCGCGGACCGCACGGGCGGGGAGTACTACCGCGCGACGGACCCGGAGGGCTTGCGGCGAGGACTTCAGAAGGTGCTCGACTCGTTGGAGCGCTCGCGGTTGATGGAGGGTGGTGCCTCCGCGACGTACCGTGAGGAGTTCCACCCGTTCCTGCTGGCCGCGTTCGGGCTGGCCGCGCTGGAGCTGCTCCTGCGCGCCACCTTCCTGAGGGTCTTCCCGTGACGCACGTGGAACCCTGGCGCTTCACGGTGCTCGGTTACCAGGCGGGGCTTGCGCAGCCCGTGTTCCTGGCCCTGGTCGCGGTGGGCGTGTTGCTGGGCTTGCTCGCGCTCCTGCTGTCCTTGCGGCGTCGCTCCCGCGTGCGCGCGGTGCTCCATGAGCGACATGCCGAGCGCTTCACCCCCGGCATCTCCGTGTGGCGTCCCGCCACGCAGGGCAGCCTGTATGGCCTGGGGTTGGCGCTGTTCGGCTTCGCGCTGGCGCAGCCTCAGTGCGGCACCAAGAGCGAGCTGACGAAGCGGCGGGGCATCGACGTGGTGGTGGCGCTGGATGCGTCCAAGTCCATGTTCGCGCGCGACGTGCAGCCCAGCCGTCTGGAGCGGGCCAAGCTGGAGCTGACCACGCTGCTGGACGAGCTGAAGGGCGACCGCGTGGGCCTGGTGGTCTTCGCGGGGGATGCGTTCATCCAGTCCCCGCTGACGTCGGACTACTCGGCGGTGAAGTTGTTCCTTCGCGCGGTGGACCCGGAGGTGATGCCTCAGGGCGGCACCAACGTGGGCGCGGCGCTGCGGCTCTCCATGCAGGTGCTGGAGAACGCGGACCGGGGCTCGAAGGAGCGCGTGGTGGTGCTGCTGACGGATGGCGAGGACTTCGTCGGCGAGGTGGATGAGGCCACCGAGGCGCTGAAGGACGCGGGCGTGCAGGTGCTCGTGGTCGGCGTGGGCTCCGAGTCCGGCGAGCCCATCCCCGTGTATGACCGGCGCGGCGAGTTCGTGGACTACAAGAAGGACGAGAACGGCAACCCGGTGGTGACGAAGCTGGACCGCGCGGGACTGAAGGCCGTCGCGGACGCCACGGGCGGGG is part of the Myxococcus landrumus genome and encodes:
- a CDS encoding GDYXXLXY domain-containing protein, which produces MIRSGLFFLGLALALFVPLGLVIQKEHVLATGQSVLLELAPVDPRSLMQGDYMVLDYDLTRGIQDDAALAPGSGLLVLKLDENGVGQFVRMDSPDVPLAPDEFKLRYRRRDGRIRLGAESFFFQEGHAERYERARYAELRMTSSGSSVLVGLRDANRQPMGGEPLPETPTPSPAP
- a CDS encoding M14 family metallopeptidase; amino-acid sequence: MRHVGRRRYSRLVAPACLLLAWGLAGTVHAHSTMSTTPAISIPPPQALAARWEQVHLRSLPLAPLVRHSDVEQHLKALQARAPDFFKLEVAGHSVEGRALYHVTVGTGPRRILLWSQMHGDEPTATTALLDLFEFLSTNREEPWVSRLLSQLTLHAVPMLNPDGAHRFQRRNAQGIDINRDALALQTPEARTLKSLRDALEPSVGFNLHNQGWRHGVGDTGRPASISVLAPAFDKARGDNPGRLLAKKVCGVIRDAVETLAPGQVGRYDDTFEARAFGDNMTRWGTPTVLIETGAWTSLPPDEPLVRLNFVALATALDSLASGQAEQADLARYDSIPENDSSGIVHLLLKGIGMFGADGKPFTGDVGIAVSRAVRTKGKKLALVHVGKIDELGDLRVLGAIETVDGAGLFVVPGTGKGAKPGDTYRLAQPARQALSLGQRADLLLLRPLEAAGTFRIERIIRFDP
- a CDS encoding vWA domain-containing protein, giving the protein MPPLPAFNNPEALWGLLLVPLLFVQAWRERRARAPLRFSAANVFARSGKGLRTYLLPLLPLLRAAAVVAAVLAIARPQVRDSRVRDLSVEGIDIVVALDLSTSMEAGDFRPQNRLHVAKEVLSDFISNRVNDRIGLVVFAGAAYTQAPLTLDYGVLKEVIKQIRTRVLEDGTAIGDALATSLNRLRDSEAKSRVVVLITDGDNNAGKISPMDAANMAQALHVPVYTILVGKGGKVPFPQGTDLFGNTVWRETEIPINPELMQDIADRTGGEYYRATDPEGLRRGLQKVLDSLERSRLMEGGASATYREEFHPFLLAAFGLAALELLLRATFLRVFP
- a CDS encoding alpha/beta fold hydrolase codes for the protein MKGFPQAGAPSAGPEESSLLAQLSPAVKAAVHWIPDGGALRVLEGGHGPTVLLLHGRGGAASTWFAYLTALARTHRVLAVDLPGFGMSSSGGGTVHSAEEGVRFFTDPVEALLEQLAPGPVSVVGHSLGGLVGLELALRTRVPVERLVLLDAMGLGPDMTRKARAFFRAGPERLARSLGPWAWARMMPPAPTPLGQRLGALEYELMSIPGGRDEAAHAFDKLVPLTGPVFHRQEKLTQVTAPVLLIWGEREEVLPVSLAEEALRRFPNARLVRMDAAHSPHHERPERVLPELKSFLETPRDAEKP
- a CDS encoding BatD family protein, encoding MSRWMALLAMLLCVGALPSSVRAQPQPPGAPAHEVTQPLDISVRVEPQQVRIGDPFTYHVVLTHPKDHRYELAVPKETGDFEFLDQTRQRHDGTDSASTTFAIRMSAFALGSVTVPTLEFDVATPEGPRHYSLPGRTIDVASTLPADADGQGADLFDIQPPQEVPIRSWRLVLTLLGALAAAVLAWLLFRWWKNRPKHVVVPPPLPLDVRTRKALDTLKAENLPARGQVKDYYFRLSEIIRGYLGERYGFEALECTSSELMASLRRLSPLGLPEDKLMRFVSESDMVKYARADASPESCRDALLFGYELVEKTFVPPQPPQAPANAAAPRVQ
- a CDS encoding DUF2157 domain-containing protein; translated protein: MPKDLLDLDATPERLRELFAAGALPPASRERAMQLALGAPPAEAWRRFLSTTLLALGAMLVLSGIIYFFAYNWADLHRFAKLGLIAAGIAASALAARGRGDKLSGQFCLFAASVLVGAMLAVYGQAYQTGADAFELFVGWAALILPWVAMSRFPALWLLLGVLINTGAILFHFQVLAERFSVFHPLRGLDWLAVALSLLNGFAWATYEHFANLKVPWLQDRWLPRVLAVMTVAPVLVMTSALIVDPNEFASPAAYIAMGLVVATLAADYALHRHLRGELFLLTLGLFCVISLVTTFIGDVITDGARNIELALIIIPIALVAQLGLAISWLRAQARATGASEES
- a CDS encoding DUF58 domain-containing protein; amino-acid sequence: MLPKDLIRRIRKLEIRTRKVVSDMLAGQYHSVFKGRGMAFSEVRQYQPGDEIRIIDWNVTARMNEAYVKVFTEERELTVMLLVDVSASKEFGSRERTKAEIAAEVAAQIAFSAIANNDRVGLILFSDRVEKVVPPRKGRTHVLRLVSDILTFQPAGKGTDLSVGLTYLTQVSKRKAVTFLVSDFQAQGFEKPLRLVGRKHDLVPVVVEDPLEEAFPRLGLVEMEDPETGDRFVVDTSDPGVRGRYSRFMQAARDERRKLFKKLELDHVELRAGDDHGKALAQFFRARARRMAA
- a CDS encoding VWA domain-containing protein codes for the protein MTHVEPWRFTVLGYQAGLAQPVFLALVAVGVLLGLLALLLSLRRRSRVRAVLHERHAERFTPGISVWRPATQGSLYGLGLALFGFALAQPQCGTKSELTKRRGIDVVVALDASKSMFARDVQPSRLERAKLELTTLLDELKGDRVGLVVFAGDAFIQSPLTSDYSAVKLFLRAVDPEVMPQGGTNVGAALRLSMQVLENADRGSKERVVVLLTDGEDFVGEVDEATEALKDAGVQVLVVGVGSESGEPIPVYDRRGEFVDYKKDENGNPVVTKLDRAGLKAVADATGGEFFYQPRGVAMVNVVERIDQMQKSELESRVTVRYDERFQSFAVPGLVLLVLGMMLLPSSRRRSSP
- a CDS encoding DUF4401 domain-containing protein; translation: MSLRPSLREVFQGLQLDEVSESRARTSLEALQRTSTASPWYVKAFAGAGAWISAAFVLSFFGCVGVMENEVIFIAVGLFASICATLLRRLATGAFVDQLTLALALAGVGMVTAGVGMTSEDVETTAVANLLLSAGLLVAFPDSIFRFIATLNVVGASLVLLWSGLGVLGVDIGVFVCAAVAQFLLIFQPRLAVSRVGEIADSVTLGLSACVPLLLLGRSTMSAMDSLVGLGFDTHIVAPPISVLTLGLTALTLYTAWHTMKELDLEPASSTGAGVFVALTLMALLTPHTPSVIASVGLLLSGFLRRNSLLLGIAVAFLLVSGSWYYYDLGLSLLAKSGALVGSGAILLALRWFLSQREPRTAVEAR
- a CDS encoding AAA family ATPase — its product is MNTDIRALTERVQQESSFVEVLNQETGKVIVGQRYMLERILIGLLCNGHVLLEGVPGLAKTLTVRTVADALSATFMRIQFTPDLLPADVVGTMIYNQQAANFTVRKGPIFANIVLADEINRAPAKVQSALLEAMAERQVTIGDQTFGLPSPFLVLATQNPIEQEGTYPLPEAQVDRFMLKVKVGYPTREEEKVIMDRMAGGSPPRAQRVIAVEHLVRARELVHHIYMDEKVKEYILNVVFATREPGKYGLKDLADYIQFGASPRATISLAQAARAHAFLRHRGFVTPEDVKAIAFDVLRHRIAMTYEAEAEDLTPEKIIQRVFDRVEVP